The Streptomyces sp. DH-12 genome has a window encoding:
- the ndgR gene encoding IclR family transcriptional regulator NdgR, translating to MDNSSGVGVLDKAALVLSALESGPATLAGLVGATGLARPTAHRLAVALEHHRMVARDMQGRFILGPRLAELAAAAGEDRLLATAGPVLTHLRDVTGESAQLYRRQGDMRICVAAAERLSGLRDTVPVGSTLTMKAGSSAQILMAWEEPERLHRGLQGARFTATALSGVRRRGWAQSIGEREPGVASVSAPVRGPSNRVVAAVSVSGPIERLTRHPGRMHAQAVIDAAARLSEALRRS from the coding sequence ATGGACAACAGTAGCGGCGTCGGCGTTCTGGACAAGGCAGCACTCGTCCTGAGCGCTCTGGAGTCCGGCCCGGCCACCCTCGCGGGACTGGTCGGTGCCACCGGACTGGCACGACCCACGGCCCACCGCCTGGCCGTGGCGCTGGAGCACCACCGCATGGTGGCGCGTGACATGCAGGGGCGGTTCATCCTCGGCCCGCGCCTGGCCGAACTGGCCGCGGCCGCGGGCGAGGACCGGCTGCTCGCCACCGCGGGCCCGGTGCTGACCCACCTGCGCGACGTGACGGGCGAGAGCGCCCAGCTCTACCGCCGCCAGGGCGACATGCGCATCTGCGTCGCCGCGGCGGAGCGTCTGTCCGGACTGCGGGACACGGTACCGGTGGGCTCCACGCTCACCATGAAAGCAGGCTCGTCGGCGCAGATCCTCATGGCCTGGGAGGAGCCCGAGCGGCTGCACCGCGGCTTGCAGGGCGCCCGGTTCACGGCGACGGCCCTCTCCGGCGTACGGCGCCGCGGCTGGGCGCAGTCGATCGGCGAGCGCGAGCCCGGTGTGGCGTCCGTCTCGGCCCCGGTGCGCGGCCCGTCGAACCGTGTGGTGGCCGCCGTCTCGGTCTCCGGCCCCATCGAGCGCCTGACCCGGCACCCGGGCCGGATGCACGCCCAGGCCGTCATCGACGCCGCCGCCCGCCTCTCCGAGGCGCTCCGCCGCTCCTGA
- the leuD gene encoding 3-isopropylmalate dehydratase small subunit — MEAFTTHTGRAVPLRRSNVDTDQIIPAHWLKKVTRDGFEDGLFEAWRKDPEFVLNRPERQGATVLVAGPDFGTGSSREHAVWALQNYGFKAVISARFADIFRGNSLKNGLLTVVLDQKTVDRLWELTEADPTAEITVDLEAREVRAEGVTASFELDENSRWRLLNGLDDISITLRNEADIAAYEAKRPSFKPRTLTA; from the coding sequence ATGGAAGCATTCACCACCCACACCGGCCGGGCCGTCCCGCTGCGCCGCAGCAACGTCGACACCGACCAGATCATCCCCGCCCACTGGCTCAAGAAGGTCACGCGGGACGGGTTCGAGGACGGGCTGTTCGAGGCCTGGCGCAAGGACCCCGAGTTCGTGCTCAACCGCCCCGAGCGGCAGGGCGCGACGGTTCTGGTGGCCGGCCCCGACTTCGGCACCGGCTCCTCCCGCGAGCACGCCGTCTGGGCGCTGCAGAACTACGGCTTCAAGGCCGTGATCTCCGCCCGCTTCGCCGACATCTTCCGCGGCAACTCGCTGAAGAACGGCCTGCTGACGGTCGTCCTCGACCAGAAGACCGTCGACCGGCTGTGGGAGCTCACCGAGGCCGACCCCACCGCCGAGATCACCGTCGACCTCGAGGCCCGCGAGGTGCGCGCCGAGGGCGTCACCGCCTCCTTCGAGCTGGACGAGAACTCCCGCTGGCGGTTGCTGAACGGCCTCGACGACATCTCCATCACGCTGCGGAACGAGGCGGACATCGCCGCGTACGAGGCGAAGCGCCCGTCGTTCAAGCCGCGGACGCTCACGGCCTGA
- a CDS encoding HU family DNA-binding protein produces the protein MNKAQLVEAIADKVGGRQQAADAVDHVLDAIVRAVVAGERVSVTGFGSFEKVDRPARYARNPQTGERVRVKKTSVPRFRAGQGFKDLVSGSKKLPRGGEVAVKKAPKGSLSGGASATVKKAAAKKTTAKKATAKKTAAKKTTAAKKAPAKTTATKTTAKKAPATSTAAAKSTAAKKTTAKKAPAKKATAKKAPAKKSTARKTTAKKTTTRKK, from the coding sequence GTGAACAAGGCGCAGCTCGTAGAAGCGATTGCCGACAAGGTGGGCGGCCGCCAGCAGGCCGCCGACGCCGTCGACCACGTACTGGACGCCATCGTCCGCGCGGTCGTCGCGGGGGAGCGGGTCTCGGTCACCGGCTTCGGTTCGTTCGAGAAGGTCGACCGCCCGGCCCGCTACGCCCGCAACCCTCAGACGGGTGAGCGGGTTCGGGTCAAGAAGACCTCCGTCCCGCGCTTCCGCGCAGGTCAGGGCTTCAAGGACCTGGTCAGCGGCTCGAAGAAGCTGCCGCGCGGCGGTGAGGTCGCTGTGAAGAAGGCTCCCAAGGGCAGCCTCAGCGGCGGCGCTTCGGCGACGGTGAAGAAGGCCGCGGCGAAGAAGACCACCGCCAAGAAGGCCACCGCCAAGAAGACCGCCGCGAAGAAGACCACCGCCGCCAAGAAGGCTCCCGCCAAGACGACGGCGACCAAGACCACGGCGAAGAAGGCCCCCGCCACGTCGACGGCCGCGGCCAAGAGCACCGCCGCGAAGAAGACCACGGCGAAGAAGGCCCCGGCGAAGAAGGCGACGGCCAAGAAGGCCCCCGCCAAGAAGTCGACCGCGCGCAAGACCACCGCCAAGAAGACCACCACCCGCAAGAAGTAG
- the leuC gene encoding 3-isopropylmalate dehydratase large subunit, whose translation MGRTLAEKVWDDHVVRRAEGEPDLLFIDLHLLHEVTSPQAFDGLRKNGRRVRRLDLTIATEDHNTPTLDIDKPIADPVSRVQLETLRKNCAEFGVRLHPLGDVEQGVVHVVGPQLGLTQPGMTVVCGDSHTSTHGAFGGLAFGIGTSQVEHVLATQTLPMTRPKTMAITVNGELPEGVTAKDLILAIIARIGTGGGQGYVLEYRGEAIEKLSMEARMTICNMSIEAGARAGMIAPDETTFAYLEGRPHAPKGEDWDAAVAYWKTLKSDDDAEFDAEVVIEASELSPFVTWGTNPGQGVPLSASVPDPASYEDASERLAAEKALEYMGLEAGQPLRSIEVDTVFVGSCTNGRIEDLRAAADILQGRKVADGVRMLVVPGSARVGLQAVSEGLDVIFKEAGAEWRHAGCSMCLGMNPDQLAPGERSASTSNRNFEGRQGKGGRTHLVSPQVAAATAVLGHLASPADLAAADDRTPAGV comes from the coding sequence ATGGGTAGGACACTCGCGGAGAAGGTCTGGGACGACCACGTCGTCCGGCGCGCCGAGGGCGAGCCCGACCTCCTCTTCATCGATCTGCACCTGCTGCACGAGGTGACCAGCCCCCAGGCCTTCGACGGCCTCCGCAAGAACGGCCGCCGGGTGCGCCGTCTCGACCTCACCATCGCGACCGAGGACCACAACACCCCCACCCTCGACATCGACAAGCCCATCGCCGACCCGGTCTCCCGGGTCCAGCTGGAGACGCTGCGCAAGAACTGCGCGGAGTTCGGCGTCCGGCTGCACCCGCTGGGCGACGTCGAGCAGGGCGTGGTGCACGTCGTCGGCCCGCAGCTGGGCCTGACCCAGCCCGGCATGACGGTGGTGTGCGGCGACTCGCACACCTCCACCCACGGCGCCTTCGGCGGACTGGCCTTCGGCATCGGCACCTCCCAGGTGGAGCACGTCCTGGCGACCCAGACGCTGCCGATGACCCGCCCCAAGACCATGGCCATCACGGTCAACGGCGAGCTGCCCGAGGGCGTCACGGCCAAGGACCTGATCCTGGCGATCATCGCGAGGATCGGCACGGGCGGCGGCCAGGGCTACGTCCTGGAGTACCGCGGCGAGGCCATCGAGAAGCTCTCGATGGAGGCCCGGATGACCATCTGCAACATGTCGATCGAGGCCGGCGCCCGCGCGGGCATGATCGCCCCCGACGAGACGACCTTCGCGTACCTCGAGGGCCGTCCGCACGCCCCGAAGGGCGAGGACTGGGACGCGGCCGTCGCCTACTGGAAGACGCTGAAGTCCGACGACGACGCCGAGTTCGACGCCGAGGTCGTCATCGAGGCCTCCGAGCTGTCGCCCTTCGTCACCTGGGGCACCAACCCGGGCCAGGGCGTCCCGCTTTCGGCGTCGGTCCCCGACCCGGCTTCGTACGAGGACGCCTCGGAGCGGCTCGCCGCCGAAAAGGCCCTGGAGTACATGGGACTGGAGGCCGGACAGCCGCTGCGCTCCATCGAGGTGGACACCGTCTTCGTAGGTTCCTGCACCAACGGCCGCATCGAGGACCTGCGCGCCGCCGCGGACATCCTCCAGGGCCGCAAAGTCGCCGACGGCGTACGGATGCTGGTCGTCCCCGGCTCCGCGCGGGTGGGTCTGCAGGCCGTCTCCGAGGGCCTTGACGTGATCTTCAAGGAGGCCGGCGCCGAGTGGCGGCACGCGGGCTGCTCGATGTGCCTGGGCATGAACCCCGACCAGCTCGCCCCCGGTGAGCGCTCCGCCTCCACCTCCAACCGCAACTTCGAGGGCCGGCAGGGCAAGGGCGGCCGGACGCACCTGGTGTCCCCGCAGGTCGCCGCGGCCACCGCGGTCCTCGGCCACCTGGCCTCCCCGGCCGACCTCGCCGCCGCCGACGACCGCACGCCCGCTGGAGTCTGA
- the cofC gene encoding 2-phospho-L-lactate guanylyltransferase has translation MQWTLVVPLKPLPQAKSRLADTADDGLRPGLALAFAQDTVAAALDCPAVRDVVVVTDDTLAARELAALGAGTVPDLPRAGLNAALTHAAAVVGAARRAASVAALNADLPALRPAELARVLDAAAEFPRSFLADSAGLGTTLLAASRGRELRPHFGAGSRALHRASGAVELTLDAVDSVRQDVDTGGDLRAALALGVGPRTAAAAARLPAGRQ, from the coding sequence GTGCAGTGGACCTTGGTGGTACCCCTGAAGCCCCTGCCGCAGGCCAAGAGCAGGCTCGCGGACACCGCGGACGACGGTCTGCGGCCGGGTCTGGCGCTCGCGTTCGCCCAGGACACGGTGGCGGCCGCGCTCGACTGCCCGGCGGTGCGGGATGTGGTGGTCGTCACCGACGACACGCTGGCCGCCCGGGAGCTGGCCGCGCTGGGCGCCGGGACCGTGCCCGACCTGCCGCGGGCCGGGCTCAACGCCGCGCTCACCCACGCCGCGGCGGTGGTGGGCGCCGCCCGCCGCGCGGCCTCGGTGGCGGCCCTGAACGCGGATCTGCCGGCGCTGCGCCCGGCGGAACTGGCCCGGGTCCTGGACGCGGCGGCGGAATTCCCCCGGTCCTTTCTCGCGGATTCCGCGGGGCTCGGCACGACGCTGCTCGCCGCGAGCCGGGGCCGGGAACTGCGTCCGCACTTCGGCGCCGGTTCCCGCGCCCTGCACCGGGCGTCCGGCGCGGTGGAGCTGACGCTCGACGCGGTGGACTCCGTACGGCAGGACGTGGACACGGGCGGCGATCTGCGGGCGGCGCTGGCGCTGGGCGTCGGTCCCCGCACGGCCGCGGCCGCCGCGCGGCTGCCCGCCGGGCGGCAGTAG
- a CDS encoding HAD family hydrolase, with amino-acid sequence MDIRAVVWDVDDTLFDYTTADREGMRAHLAVEGLLAGYGSVEEALARWREITDLQWARFAAGEVDFETQRRDRTRVFLGRELTDAEADAWFDRYLVHYESAWSLFPDVLPVLDALAGSHRHAVLSNSSLHVQDRKLRVLGVHDRFEAVLCAAELGVSKPHPGAFLAACQALALPPDQVAYVGDHPEIDGRGAAEAGLLSVWIDRADARATLEPPEGPRRIASLAELPSLLRGDTRFGAPTSFG; translated from the coding sequence ATGGACATCCGCGCCGTGGTCTGGGACGTCGACGACACGCTGTTCGACTACACCACCGCCGACCGGGAGGGCATGCGCGCCCACCTGGCCGTCGAGGGGCTGCTCGCCGGGTACGGCTCCGTGGAGGAGGCGCTGGCGCGCTGGCGGGAGATCACCGACCTGCAGTGGGCGCGGTTCGCCGCCGGCGAGGTGGACTTCGAGACCCAGCGCCGCGACCGCACCCGGGTCTTCCTGGGCCGCGAGCTGACCGACGCGGAGGCGGACGCCTGGTTCGACCGCTACCTGGTCCACTACGAGTCCGCCTGGAGCCTGTTCCCGGACGTGCTGCCCGTGCTGGACGCCCTCGCCGGCAGCCACCGGCACGCCGTGCTCTCCAACTCCAGCCTGCACGTGCAGGACCGCAAGCTGCGCGTGCTGGGCGTGCACGACCGCTTCGAGGCCGTCCTGTGCGCCGCCGAGCTGGGCGTGTCCAAGCCGCATCCCGGCGCCTTCCTGGCCGCCTGCCAGGCCCTCGCGCTGCCTCCGGACCAGGTCGCGTACGTCGGGGACCACCCGGAGATCGACGGCCGGGGCGCCGCCGAGGCCGGGCTGCTCTCGGTGTGGATCGACCGCGCCGACGCCCGCGCGACCCTGGAACCGCCCGAGGGTCCGCGGCGGATCGCGTCCCTCGCCGAACTGCCCTCGCTGCTGCGCGGCGATACTCGTTTTGGAGCCCCGACCTCCTTCGGGTAA
- a CDS encoding DUF4188 domain-containing protein, whose product MRRRFTVAERTTAAAEGDVVVLLIGMRINRFRAVHHWLPVLVSMRRMLRELGRRPGSGLLKHLLLTASPRTYYVVQYWESKEKLYAYAHAPGTVHHSAWTSLNRKEREGKARGHVGIWHETYVVPQGNYEAVYVDMPAFGLAAAHGRTPLEKRGRRAEDRFAYRPEKPATADVTERTAPSAVADGA is encoded by the coding sequence ATGCGGCGCAGGTTCACGGTCGCCGAGCGCACCACCGCGGCGGCGGAGGGCGACGTCGTCGTCCTGCTGATCGGCATGCGGATCAACCGCTTCCGGGCGGTGCACCACTGGCTGCCCGTCCTGGTCTCCATGCGGCGCATGCTGCGCGAACTCGGCAGGCGCCCCGGGAGCGGACTGCTCAAGCACCTCCTCCTCACGGCCTCGCCGCGGACGTACTACGTCGTCCAGTACTGGGAGTCCAAGGAGAAGCTCTACGCCTACGCGCACGCCCCGGGCACGGTCCACCACAGCGCGTGGACGTCTCTCAACCGCAAGGAGCGGGAGGGCAAGGCGCGCGGCCACGTCGGGATCTGGCACGAGACGTACGTGGTGCCGCAGGGCAACTACGAGGCGGTCTACGTCGACATGCCGGCGTTCGGACTCGCGGCCGCGCACGGACGGACACCGCTGGAGAAGCGCGGCCGGCGTGCCGAGGACCGGTTCGCGTACCGGCCGGAGAAGCCGGCGACGGCGGACGTGACGGAGAGGACCGCGCCGTCGGCGGTGGCCGACGGCGCGTGA
- a CDS encoding D-alanine--D-alanine ligase family protein, which produces MSTENLPQSPDSPSRKPRVAVVFGGRSSEHGISVVTAGAVLKAIDRTRYDVLPIGITQDGRWALTADEPERMAIAERRTPSVDQLAESTEGAVVLPVDPADREVVYSEPGSVPKALGEVDVVFPVLHGPYGEDGTLQGLLELSGIPYVGSGVLSSAVGQDKEYMKRVFTSFGLTVGPYLVIRPREWAQDEAAARRRIVDFAGDHGWPLFVKPARAGSSIGITKVDDLSGLDEAIAEARRHDPKILVEAALRGREIECGVLEFTDGPRASLPAEIPPPDAHAYYDFEAKYIDSTPGIVPAPLTDEETAEVRRLAVEAFDAASCEGLVRADFFLTEDGEFVINEINTMPGFTPISMYPQMWQATGVSYRELVDLLIQAALRRSTGLR; this is translated from the coding sequence ATGAGCACCGAGAACCTCCCCCAGAGCCCCGACTCGCCGTCGCGCAAGCCGCGTGTGGCCGTCGTGTTCGGCGGGCGCAGCTCCGAGCACGGGATCTCCGTGGTCACCGCCGGCGCCGTCCTCAAGGCCATCGACCGGACCAGGTACGACGTCCTGCCGATCGGCATCACCCAGGACGGCCGGTGGGCGCTCACCGCCGACGAACCGGAACGCATGGCGATCGCCGAGCGCCGCACGCCCAGCGTCGACCAGCTGGCCGAGTCCACGGAGGGCGCGGTGGTGCTCCCCGTCGACCCCGCCGACCGCGAAGTCGTGTACAGCGAGCCGGGATCGGTGCCCAAGGCGCTCGGTGAGGTCGACGTGGTCTTCCCGGTGCTGCACGGCCCCTACGGGGAGGACGGCACGCTCCAGGGCCTGCTCGAACTTTCCGGCATCCCCTACGTGGGCTCCGGTGTGCTGTCCTCGGCCGTCGGCCAGGACAAGGAGTACATGAAGCGGGTGTTCACCTCCTTCGGGCTCACGGTCGGCCCGTACCTGGTGATCCGGCCGCGCGAGTGGGCGCAGGACGAGGCGGCGGCCCGCAGGCGGATCGTGGACTTCGCCGGCGACCACGGCTGGCCGCTGTTCGTGAAGCCCGCCCGCGCCGGCTCGTCCATCGGCATCACCAAGGTCGACGACCTCTCCGGCCTGGACGAGGCCATTGCCGAGGCCCGGCGCCACGACCCGAAGATCCTCGTCGAGGCGGCGCTGCGCGGCCGTGAGATCGAGTGCGGCGTGCTGGAGTTCACGGACGGGCCGCGCGCCTCGCTGCCCGCCGAGATCCCGCCGCCGGACGCGCACGCGTACTACGACTTCGAGGCGAAGTACATCGACTCCACGCCCGGCATCGTGCCCGCGCCGCTGACCGACGAGGAGACGGCCGAGGTGCGCCGGCTCGCGGTCGAGGCGTTCGACGCGGCCTCCTGCGAGGGGCTGGTCCGCGCGGACTTCTTCCTCACCGAGGACGGCGAGTTCGTGATCAACGAGATCAACACCATGCCCGGCTTCACGCCCATCTCGATGTACCCGCAGATGTGGCAGGCGACCGGCGTGAGCTACCGGGAACTCGTCGACCTGCTGATCCAGGCGGCGCTGCGCCGGTCCACCGGGCTGCGCTGA
- the gltX gene encoding glutamate--tRNA ligase, whose product MSSVASAPVRVRFCPSPTGNPHVGLVRTALFNWAFAKRHGGTLVFRIEDTDAARDSEESYDQLLDSMRWLGFDWDEGPEIGGPHAPYRQSQRMDIYRDVARKLLDGGHAYHCYCSQEELDARREAARAAGKPSGYDGHCRELTPAQVEQYQAQGREPIVRFRMPDEPITFTDLVRGEITYLPENVPDYGIVRANGAPLYTLVNPVDDALMEITHVLRGEDLLSSTPRQIALYKALIELGVAKEIPAFGHLPYVMGEGNKKLSKRDPQSSLNLYRERGFLPEGLLNYLSLLGWSLSADQDVFTIDEMVAAFDVSDVNPNPARFDLKKCEAINADHIRMLDAEDFAERCRPWLRAPHAPWAPEAFDEAKWQAVAPHAQTRLKVLSEITDNVDFLFLPEPVFDEASWNKAMKEGSDALLRTARENLEAADWTSAEALKEAVLAAGEAHGLKLGKAQAPVRVAVTGRTVGLPLFESLEVLGKEKSLARIDAALARLAG is encoded by the coding sequence TTGTCAAGCGTGGCTAGCGCACCTGTACGCGTCCGTTTCTGCCCCTCGCCCACCGGTAACCCGCACGTGGGCCTGGTCCGCACCGCCCTGTTCAACTGGGCGTTCGCCAAGCGCCACGGCGGCACCCTGGTCTTCCGCATCGAGGACACCGACGCGGCCCGCGACTCCGAGGAGTCCTACGACCAGCTGCTGGACTCCATGCGCTGGCTGGGCTTCGACTGGGACGAGGGCCCCGAGATCGGCGGCCCGCACGCGCCGTACCGCCAGTCGCAGCGCATGGACATCTACCGGGACGTCGCGCGCAAGCTGCTCGACGGCGGCCACGCCTACCACTGCTACTGCTCCCAGGAGGAGCTGGACGCCCGCCGCGAGGCCGCCCGCGCCGCCGGCAAGCCGTCCGGCTACGACGGCCACTGCCGCGAGCTCACGCCCGCGCAGGTCGAGCAGTACCAGGCCCAGGGCCGCGAGCCGATCGTCCGCTTCCGGATGCCCGACGAGCCGATCACCTTCACCGACCTGGTCCGGGGCGAGATCACCTACCTGCCGGAGAACGTGCCGGACTACGGCATCGTGCGCGCCAACGGCGCCCCGCTCTACACGCTGGTCAACCCGGTCGACGACGCCCTGATGGAGATCACCCACGTCCTGCGCGGCGAGGACCTGCTGTCCTCCACCCCGCGCCAGATCGCGCTGTACAAGGCGCTGATCGAGCTGGGCGTCGCCAAGGAGATCCCCGCCTTCGGCCACCTGCCGTACGTGATGGGCGAGGGCAACAAGAAGCTCTCCAAGCGCGACCCGCAGTCCTCGCTCAACCTCTACCGCGAGCGCGGCTTCCTGCCCGAGGGCCTGCTCAACTACCTGTCGCTGCTCGGCTGGTCGCTCTCCGCCGACCAGGACGTCTTCACGATCGACGAGATGGTCGCCGCCTTCGACGTCTCCGACGTCAACCCCAACCCGGCGCGCTTCGACCTCAAGAAGTGCGAGGCGATCAACGCCGACCACATCCGCATGCTCGACGCGGAGGACTTCGCGGAGCGCTGCCGCCCCTGGCTGCGCGCCCCGCACGCCCCCTGGGCGCCGGAGGCCTTCGACGAGGCCAAGTGGCAGGCCGTCGCCCCGCACGCGCAGACCCGCCTCAAGGTCCTCTCCGAGATCACCGACAACGTCGACTTCCTGTTCCTGCCGGAGCCGGTCTTCGACGAGGCGTCCTGGAACAAGGCGATGAAGGAGGGCTCCGACGCCCTGCTGCGCACCGCCCGGGAGAACCTGGAGGCCGCCGACTGGACCTCCGCCGAGGCGCTGAAGGAGGCCGTCCTGGCCGCCGGCGAGGCCCACGGCCTCAAGCTCGGCAAGGCCCAGGCCCCGGTCCGCGTCGCGGTCACCGGCCGCACCGTCGGCCTGCCGCTCTTCGAGTCGCTGGAGGTCCTGGGCAAGGAGAAGTCCCTGGCCCGCATCGACGCGGCCCTGGCGAGGCTCGCCGGCTGA
- a CDS encoding MerR family transcriptional regulator: MRLAELSERSGVSTATIKYYLREGLLPPGRRVNATTAEYGEEHLRRLRLVRALIQVGGVPVAKAREVLSHIDDESLGRTIRLGAALWALPQDPEPDEEDPDVVAARAEVDRLLESLGWETSREMASLSPVHRSLVVAVATLRRLGYPWDAELMAPYARLMHQVASRQLDYMETYDTLKEQVEVAVASAVLFEPVLRALHRLAQEEESARRYGIE, translated from the coding sequence GTGCGGCTGGCTGAACTGAGCGAACGCAGCGGTGTGTCCACCGCGACGATCAAGTACTACCTGCGGGAAGGCCTGCTGCCGCCCGGCCGCCGCGTCAACGCGACCACGGCGGAGTACGGCGAGGAGCACCTGCGGCGGCTGCGACTGGTGCGCGCGCTGATCCAGGTGGGAGGCGTCCCGGTGGCCAAGGCCCGTGAGGTGCTGAGCCACATCGACGACGAGTCCCTCGGCCGCACGATCCGCCTCGGCGCGGCCCTGTGGGCGCTGCCGCAGGATCCGGAGCCGGACGAGGAGGACCCGGACGTGGTGGCGGCCCGCGCGGAGGTGGACCGGCTGCTGGAGTCGCTGGGCTGGGAGACCTCGCGGGAGATGGCCTCCCTCTCCCCCGTGCACCGCTCGCTGGTGGTGGCGGTGGCCACACTGCGGCGGCTCGGTTATCCATGGGACGCCGAGTTGATGGCGCCGTACGCCCGGCTGATGCACCAGGTGGCGTCCCGGCAGCTCGACTACATGGAGACGTACGACACGCTCAAGGAACAGGTGGAGGTGGCCGTGGCGTCGGCGGTGCTGTTCGAGCCGGTGCTGCGCGCCCTGCACCGGCTGGCGCAGGAGGAGGAGTCGGCGCGGCGGTACGGCATCGAGTGA
- a CDS encoding lysophospholipid acyltransferase family protein, translated as MPRRRIGFWYRFAAVLCKPPLVVLLKRDWRGMENIPAEGGFITAVNHNSHIDPLAYAHFQYNTGRVPRFLAKSGLFSKGFVGAAMRGTGQIPVYRESTDALSAFRAAIDAVERGECVAFYPEGTLTRDPDGWPMTGKTGAARVALQTKCPVIPVAQWGANELLPPYARKPRLFPRKTSRVLAGPPVDLSRFYDREMTPELLKEATETIMAAVTRQLEVLRGEKAPETPYDPREERMEQRRRTHAQRRRDRDARQDGARGERTAVREVREEGLGT; from the coding sequence GTGCCGCGCCGCAGAATCGGCTTCTGGTACCGCTTCGCCGCGGTGCTCTGCAAACCGCCGCTGGTGGTACTGCTCAAGCGGGACTGGCGCGGAATGGAGAACATTCCGGCCGAGGGCGGATTCATCACCGCGGTGAACCACAATTCGCACATCGATCCTCTGGCCTACGCGCACTTCCAGTACAACACCGGCCGTGTTCCGCGATTCCTCGCGAAGAGCGGGCTTTTCAGCAAGGGATTCGTCGGCGCCGCGATGCGCGGCACCGGGCAGATCCCCGTGTACCGCGAGAGCACGGACGCGCTGAGCGCCTTCCGCGCCGCGATCGACGCCGTCGAGCGCGGCGAGTGCGTCGCCTTCTATCCCGAGGGCACCCTCACCCGGGACCCGGACGGCTGGCCGATGACCGGCAAGACCGGCGCCGCGCGCGTCGCCCTGCAGACCAAGTGCCCGGTGATCCCGGTCGCCCAGTGGGGCGCCAACGAACTGCTGCCGCCGTACGCCAGGAAGCCGCGGCTGTTCCCGCGCAAGACCAGCAGGGTGCTGGCCGGCCCCCCGGTCGACCTCTCGCGCTTCTACGACCGGGAGATGACCCCGGAGCTGCTCAAGGAGGCGACCGAGACGATCATGGCGGCCGTCACCCGCCAGCTCGAGGTGTTGCGCGGCGAGAAGGCCCCCGAGACGCCCTACGACCCGCGCGAGGAGCGGATGGAACAGCGCCGCAGGACGCACGCGCAGCGGCGGCGGGACCGGGACGCCCGGCAGGACGGCGCACGGGGCGAGCGGACCGCCGTGCGGGAAGTACGCGAAGAGGGGCTGGGCACGTGA
- a CDS encoding NAD(P)H-dependent glycerol-3-phosphate dehydrogenase, protein MSKPVKAAVFGTGSWGTAFGMVLADAGCDVVLWGRRPELAEAVNSTRTNPDYLPGVELPENVRATSDAAEAARGADFTVLAVPSQTLRGNLAQWTDLLAPRTVLVSLMKGVELGSAMRMSEVIDDVAKVGRERIAVVTGPNLAREIAARMPAAAVVACTDEEVARRLQTACHTPYFRPYTNTDVIGCELGGAVKNVIGLAVGIADGMGLGDNTKGSLITRGLAETTRLGVALGADPLTFSGLAGLGDLVATCSSPLSRNHTFGTNLGKGLTLQETIAVTKQTAEGVKSCESVLDLARRHGVDMPLTETVVEIVHEGKPPQVALKDLMSRSAKPERR, encoded by the coding sequence GTGAGCAAGCCGGTCAAGGCGGCCGTCTTCGGCACCGGATCGTGGGGGACGGCCTTCGGCATGGTCCTCGCCGACGCGGGCTGCGACGTCGTGCTGTGGGGACGGCGCCCCGAACTCGCCGAGGCGGTCAACTCCACCCGCACCAACCCCGACTACCTGCCCGGGGTGGAACTCCCCGAGAACGTGCGGGCCACCTCGGACGCCGCCGAGGCCGCGCGCGGCGCGGACTTCACCGTCCTCGCGGTGCCCTCGCAGACGCTCCGCGGCAACCTCGCCCAGTGGACCGACCTGCTCGCGCCCCGCACGGTGCTGGTCTCCCTGATGAAGGGCGTCGAACTCGGCTCCGCGATGCGGATGAGCGAGGTCATCGACGACGTCGCCAAGGTCGGCCGCGAGCGGATCGCCGTGGTGACCGGCCCCAACCTGGCCCGGGAGATCGCCGCCCGGATGCCGGCCGCCGCCGTGGTCGCCTGCACCGACGAAGAGGTCGCCCGGCGGCTCCAGACCGCCTGCCACACCCCGTACTTCCGGCCGTACACCAACACCGACGTCATCGGCTGCGAGCTGGGCGGCGCGGTGAAGAACGTCATCGGCCTGGCCGTCGGCATCGCGGACGGCATGGGCCTCGGCGACAACACCAAGGGCTCGCTCATCACCCGCGGCCTCGCCGAGACCACCCGGCTCGGCGTCGCGCTCGGCGCGGACCCGCTGACCTTCTCCGGACTCGCGGGCCTGGGCGACCTGGTGGCCACCTGCTCCTCGCCGCTGTCCCGCAACCACACCTTCGGCACCAACCTCGGCAAGGGGCTGACCCTGCAGGAGACCATCGCGGTCACCAAGCAGACCGCCGAGGGCGTCAAGTCCTGCGAGTCGGTGCTGGACCTGGCCCGCCGGCACGGCGTCGACATGCCGCTCACCGAGACGGTCGTGGAGATCGTGCACGAGGGCAAGCCCCCGCAGGTGGCTCTCAAGGACCTGATGTCGCGCAGCGCGAAGCCCGAACGACGCTGA